Proteins encoded in a region of the Leishmania panamensis strain MHOM/PA/94/PSC-1 chromosome 7 sequence genome:
- a CDS encoding hypothetical protein (TriTrypDB/GeneDB-style sysID: LpmP.07.1010) has protein sequence MSASASSFASPTLAVGRSSPNARPLRPLQSTDAVSTEHAGAHATAPTGRPLSRASSSQLIFTQPPGEPLRARPPTSSLEEQELCIGSAAVADERMQRTELLGLIARFSRSLMPVTERLIRLRGALKGLQEQLIVTTPAAAVVSATSGASAGASISSVNVSEASPSPRLCVAGASDVDVEEVLCFLVHRDPPPHRRGAGSGVARGASGIRSPAFSSGSIPGGRPPIPDAGLLVTPRTSPSSTMPRRWSRLESGGGGAEANVMTSASGLWPTSAIGFGDASCPSSPSAPSFRFPSTPPLALTHVSGAYAMMHDSPSPSAISHPCSPLMIDSPSLDQLPVPMAHSCIASGVHHCGVQGSQDNVAISSYPRQTVPSPPLPAMASATTTSATISAAAHNLHQHRALSPHPPPLSVTAGGPQATTPPPPLPAAPANHHVCRVRSTRSLESRMLLSSPFGVVAKDAEAPSYESLPQMVPRDTSSTVEVASEEGAESASTPSMSLSSTMPDLSATPLPPLPGFSTLTTLEVSGVPSRTPSLQPGTSTVVSLTSPTHRSIIVPGAVNYTVGASSGAAVTSFRRRTGSSQTFAGSSPSPACESPASPTPIMINSLQRTSSQCSEVSEQLHRHHRSLLGSSVLPGAARFITLPTPFFPRAGVSGPGSGGRSLREDSTILSRASSVAAPATRYAQRVQRRVLTVSQMQLRLSAWDLFHPEHIGARYRAALQATAAASGVTSPSISPTSGEQSKRRAKNGRESGMSSSGSRLSNSRYQEYSQHSYGTNAVSEMSQRALPGPHWLVSMIEDSVLRYEPLPSAEQPPPFMQSPPVATTSDFIFLCVPYEALVRGMEQEVRRGSGINSRNLFGVSADGVGVSVSGDVEVEEVAAVLDILFGLFSGTKQHHLRGQSQRPQPHNATSEAKSSLERVNSASGGGGEQHVTDSLSSYPHVATRSFIDTIREGSHDDEMALHESTTPEASSQRVRVFTAGTSSAADFPSSTSKRLESTGSLDSDTAILPPQYHMVPGLPVSSSDEWLLPLRQALVDRTIFLLVKPGYEESPKRSGHRAGMSSRTEDADGAFDKRVVHRFLKFAKTHYGVTVQPWRVTIFSYRDATRARNVMLALYAQRLRQQPQQRRRLSINSHSSAEALPQTPRSCSTGEDDVAGKVVPAGCADAFAGSTTSPAPRSGVRRSFISTLESACIAAEVPARTTPGKGQTLDGASLASASRLTLTSLASGSEGRRGCRDGPSCPHDSESGQREFSGAAYALLTQSLCVPPLSVALAQYAPLLERHTASRPCSPARFATGTGLAVSTMDEPAEGAAPADVSDSDVDAVAAAAVTCTHVAEVTWGSSGAAGVGSALRYFQHAAATHRVPRAGFLVMVWSWQLSALLPVIIKDAQSRCNRLRHSSRHAQHKLHGVQRSVELHLAASPAKSVAALEVRLQVGFHEMAQRFLQDLRRLFILAGSAIAATDSSPVSKASSSSSSAWPATGPSAYGQRQQQVPPLAPLDALLVYDSPALREAYQRLTRAVFQFHAFYLAGQFAFDTRNPRQFSRTHQDVAHERKPSQPPWATSVYEQCYRALREAMCRSQVQLYTPLRSCKGLTVVPPGESCTRPGTPSPAPLPPPVRAITSATATPTHPASRPTPPHRATPVPMTAKGETEEVPVAKVDLRSSSRPRCHSCLKNAAGSATSSMKESTPLRPAPRSEPIAASHPVTVKDDSDGQPLRQFFSAPSFLTSAAWEPAATACQGVASAESTATKSDKDSGHGGPREERMTQRRPSQQASDGGADVDGISRLGFEALQQRCLIMEHQLIAHVSQINTEIINFLLATCVAAVPHLQHDCVGAELARMKDAHAEIVSSFTAVRGRKDAAIAMSHLYARLEEWGADMSHLVSVVRSRRHLEKFITQLRAVLCEDEVRALAVFRGGTDGGQESEDAMRQTSQVSDAPLSSPSAATAARRRSGAAAVRSPLISGTAGASDRLNSRQSASKGSAEQHAATSSSLRSTPCAFASKPLAVVVGHRSARMLRYYICLACKQHGTTNGSGTLSDTGTLVNAQRSGVFGDMLTSPSPSRSLHSVQGGISTPISLRRSSRVKEAGGGRGVLDSSVSLSSMSAAWNREEQCLRAEGSGRSQRACGSGGTTSTTVAAFFACPSQPPMTAVSAEMLAALEVVKQGPLTAQRHASAPHALPDADPGAIGLSRDGSLATPTSTGGISATHENKQALNPADGPELRQFVVPVNTSAAAAAAPRCADAGGSAWTTQLAQWRSTMTEAERPAHDASAAPLLWIVLDAWDETLLRMPYGLLLHVDTASYAESLNRMSGDLMKMQQRWSSRCKDSLARVKRQLKAMEEDLSRICDESGRARVEYVQELRAVFDAASLFAAPGVASSLST, from the coding sequence ATGAGCGCTTCCGCCTCTTCGTTTGCCTCCCCAACCCTCGCAGTGGGCCGATCCTCGCCCAATGCACGACCACTGCGACCCCTTCAATCCACCGACGCTGTCTCCACCGAGCACGCTGGCGCACACGCGACAGCGCCAACCGGTCGCCCACTGTCGcgggcgtcgtcgtcgcagTTGATCTTCACACAGCCTCCAGGGGAGCCGCTGCGGGCGAGACCCCCCACGTCTTCGTTagaggagcaggagctcTGCAtaggcagcgccgccgtggcggaTGAGCGAATGCAGAGGACAGAGCTGCTGGGGCTGATCGCGCGGTTCAGCAGGTCACTGATGCCTGTCACGGAGCGGCTTATTCGGCTGCGCGGTGCTCTCAAGGGGCTGCAGGAGCAACTCATCGTCACcactccagcagctgcagtcgtATCCGCGACAAGTGGCGCCTCCGCCGGTGCGTCCATCTCCTCGGTGAACGTGTCGGAGGCAAGCCCGTCTCCACGTCTGTGCGTGGCGGGAGCGTCGGATGtggacgtggaggaggtgctctGTTTCCTTGTCCACCGTGATCCGCCACCGCACCGGCGCGGAGCCGGCTCTGGAGTGGCTAGAGGCGCAAGTGGCATCCGTTCCCCTgccttcagcagcggcagcatcccTGGTGGACGTCCTCCTATACCGGACGCCGGGCTGCTTGTTACCCCGCGTACCTCACCGTCCAGCACCATGCCACGAAGGTGGTCTCGACTCGAGtcgggtggtggcggggcaGAGGCAAACGTAATGACCTCCGCCAGTGGGCTGTGGCCGACCAGCGCCATCGGCTTCGGTGACGCCTCCTGCCCGTCATCGCCGTCTGCGCCATCCTTTCGATTCCCCTCCACTCCACCCCTGGCGCTGACGCACGTGTCTGGCGCCTATGCGATGATGCACGACTCACCATCCCCCAGTGCGATCAGTCACCCTTGCAGTCCGTTGATGATAGACTCACCATCGCTCGACCAACTCCCGGTGCCCATGGCGCACTCGTGCATTGCATCTGGTGTACACCACTGTGGTGTGCAGGGGTCGCAGGACAACGTGGCAATTTCCTCTTACCCCCGACAAACTgtgccttcgccgccgctgcctgctaTGGCGTCCGCGACGACAACCTCAGCGACgatcagcgctgctgcgcacaacTTACATCAGCACcgtgccctctccccccacccgccTCCCTTGAGCGTTACCGCTGGCGGTCCGCAAGCTAcaacaccgccacctccgctcccggcagcaccggcaaACCACCACGTGTGTCGGGTGCGTTCAACGAGGTCGCTGGAGTCCCGCATGCTTCTCAGCTCACCTTTTGGCGTGGTAGCGAAGGATGCCGAGGCGCCGAGCTAcgagtcgctgccgcagatgGTGCCCCGCGACACCTCCTCGACGGTGGAGGTAGCTAGCGAGGAGGGTGCTGAGAGCGCGTCGACGCCGTCCATGAGCCTTTCCTCCACCATGCCCGACCTTTCCGCGactcctctgccgccactgcccgGGTTCTCCACATTGACAACACTGGAGGTGAGTGGCGTACCATCGCGTACCCCATCGCTACAACCTGGTACTTCCACGGTGGTCTCGCTAACATCGCCAACGCACCGGAGCATCATAGTGCCAGGGGCGGTGAACTACACTGTCGgggccagcagcggcgccgccgtcacgaGCTTTCGGCGCAGAACGGGAAGCAGTCAGACCTTCGCTGGGTCGTCTCCCTCGCCTGCTTGTGAATCTCCGGCGTCGCCGACGCCTATCATGATCAACTCGCTTCAGCGCACTTCGTCGCAGTGCTCGGAGGtgagcgagcagctgcatcgTCATCACCGGTCGCTGCTCGGCAGCTCCGTGCTGCCCGGGGCAGCGCGCTTCATCACCTTGCCGACACCATTTTTTCCGCGGGCGGGGGTCAGCGGGCCGGGCAGCGGAGGCCGAAGCCTTCGCGAAGACTCTACCATCCTCTcccgcgcctcctccgtcgccgcACCGGCAACGCGGTATGCACAGCGAGTGCAGCGCCGTGTACTGACAGTCAGCCAGATGCAGCTTCGACTCTCCGCATGGGACCTCTTCCATCCAGAGCACATCGGCGCCCGCTATCGGGCGGCATTGCaggccactgccgcggcctCTGGGGTCACGAGCCCTTCCATTTCACCGACCTCGGGGGAGCAAAGTAAGCGGCGGGCAAAGAATGGGCGGGAAAGTggcatgagcagcagcggaagcagGCTGAGCAACTCTCGGTACCAGGAGTACTCGCAGCACTCATATGGCACCAACGCGGTATCGGAGATgtcgcagcgcgcgctgccggGCCCTCATTGGCTGGTTAGCATGATCGAAGACAGTGTTTTGCGCTacgagccgctgccgtccgctgagcagccgccgccgttcaTGCAATCCCCGCCGGTGGCCACCACTTCCGATTTCATATTTCTCTGTGTACCCTACGAGGCTCTCGTGCGCGGCATGGAGCAAGAggtgcggcgcggcagtggtATTAACTCGCGTAATCTGTTCGGTGTCAGCGCCGACGGCGTCGGTGTGTCCGTTAGTGGCGACGTGGAggtcgaggaggtggcggcggtgctcgaCATCCTTTTCGGGCTCTTCAGTGGCACCAAACAACATCATTTACGAGGACAGTCGCAGCGGCCGCAGCCACACAACGCCACCTCAGAAGCAAAGTCGAGCCTCGAGAGGGTgaacagcgccagcggcggcggaggcgagcaACATGTAACGGACAGCTTAAGCTCCTACCCGCACGTCGCCACTAGGTCTTTCATTGACACCATCAGGGAAGGGAGCCATGATGATGAGATGGCCTTGCATGAGTCCACCACCCCAGAAGCTTCATCGCAGCGAGTGCGAGTCTTCACGGCAggcacctcctctgctgctgactTCCCATCATCCACCTCGAAGCGGCTGGAGTCCACAGGAAGTCTTGACAGCGATACTGCTATCTTGCCGCCTCAGTATCATATGGTGCCAGGGCTACCGGTCTCCTCGAGTGACGAGtggttgctgccgctgcggcaggccCTTGTCGATCGCACGATCTTTCTCCTCGTCAAGCCCGGCTATGAAGAGTCGCCGAAGAGAAGTGGGCACCGTGCAGGCATGTCAAGTCGCACCGAGGACGCGGACGGCGCCTTTGACAAACGAGTAGTACACCGTTTTCTGAAGTTTGCCAAGACGCACTATGGAGTCACAGTGCAGCCATGGCGCGTCACCATCTTCAGCTACCGTGACGCAACGCGAGCCCGCAACGTGATGCTGGCTCTCTATGCCCAGCGGCTAcgccagcagccacagcagcgacgtcgacTAAGCATCAACTCGCATTCGAGTgcagaggcgctgccgcaAACGCCTCGGTCCTGTAGCACCGGCGAGGACGATGTGGCTGGAAAAGTTGTTCCAGCAGGCTGCGCAGATGCGTTCGCTGGATCTACCACATCGCCTGCCccccgcagcggcgtgcgCCGCTCCTTCATCTCCACGCTTGAGTCTGCGTGCATAGCAGCTGAGGTGCCGGCGAGGACGACTCCTGGCAAGGGGCAGACGCTGGACGGTGCATCCCTTGCGTCGGCTTCGCGGCTCACACTAACGTCTTTGGCtagcggcagcgagggtcgCCGTGGTTGCCGTGATGGTCCCAGTTGTCCACACGACAGTGAGAGTGGCCAGAGGGAGTTTTCTGGCGCTGCCTACGCTTTGCTAACACAGTCGTTGTGCGTTCCACCGCTttcggtggcgctggcgcagtaCGCTCCGCTGCTCGAACGTCATACCGCCTCTCGCCCCTGCTCCCCAGCCAGATTTGCAACCGGGACAGGGCTTGCTGTCAGTACGATGGACGAGCCCGCCGAGGGCGCCGCCCCGGCGGACgtgagcgacagcgacgtggacgctgtcgcggcggcggcggtgacctGCACACATGTGGCGGAGGTTACGTGGGgctccagcggcgctgctggagtggGCAGCGCTCTACGTTACTTCCAGCACGCCGCAGCCACGCATCGCGTGCCAAGAGCGGGATTTTTGGTAATGGTGTGGTCGTGGCAgctctctgcgctgctgccggtcATTATAAAAGACGCCCAGTCGCGATGTAATCGACTGCGGCACAGCAGTCGCCACGCCCAGCACAAACTGCATGGGGTGCAGCGAAGTGTGGAGCTTCACCTGGCCGCCAGCCCAGCCAAGAGCGTGGCGGCCCTGGAAGTGCGGCTGCAAGTGGGCTTTCACGAAATGGCACAACGCTTTTTGCAGGACCTCCGCCGACTGTTTATCTTGGCAGGCTCGGCCATCGCTGCCACGGATTCCTCGCCCGTCTCCaaggcgtcgtcgtcgtcgtcgtccgcgTGGCCAGCAACAGGCCCGTCGGCATAcggacagcgacagcagcaggtgccgcCCTTGGCACCACTGGATGCACTGCTGGTGTACGACTCTCCGGCTCTTCGAGAGGCATACCAGCGCCTTACTCGGGCGGTCTTTCAATTCCACGCCTTCTACCTTGCAGGGCAGTTCGCCTTCGATACTCGGAACCCAAGGCAGTTCTCGCGGACTCATCAGGATGTAGCACATGAGAGAAAGCCCTCGCAGCCACCATGGGCAACTTCCGTGTACGAGCAGTGCTACAGGGCTCTCCGGGAGGCAATGTGCCGCTCGCAGGTACAGCTGTATACACCACTCAGGAGCTGCAAAGGCCTCACCGTTGTCCCACCCGGCGAGTCGTGCACGCGACCGGGaactccctcccctgcgccgctgccgccacccgTGCGAGCGatcacctccgccactgccacacCGACACATCCTGCTTCtcgccccaccccaccacacaGAGCGACTCCAGTGCCTATGACCGCAAAAGGGGAGACCGAGGAGGTGCCGGTGGCGAAGGTGGACCTCCGATCCAGCTCCCGCCCCCGCTGCCACTCCTGCCTCAAGAATGCTGCAGGCTCGGCGACCTCATCGATGAAGGAGTCCACACCGCTGCGACCTGCACCGCGTAGCGAGCCAATCGCTGCGTCTCACCCGGTGACTGTCAAAGATGACAGCGATGGACAGCCACTGCGGCAGTTCTTTTCAGCACCGTCGTTTCTCACCTCCGCGGCATGGGAGCCTGCCGCTACGGCGTGTCAGGGAGTCGCCAGTGCGGAGTCCACAGCTACGAAGAGCGACAAGGACTCTGGACATGGTGGGCCTAGAGAGGAACGCATGACACAGAGGAGACCTTCACAGCAAGCGAGCGACGGGGGCGCTGACGTTGACGGCATCTCCCGACTCGGTTTCGaggcgcttcagcagcgctgcctcatcATGGAGCATCAGCTCATTGCCCACGTTTCGCAGATCAACACAGAGATTATTAACTTCCTGCTTGCCActtgtgtggctgctgtgccgcactTGCAGCATGACTGTGTGGGCGCAGAGCTGGCGCGGATGAAGGATGCACATGCGGAGATCGTGTCCAGTTTCACGGCGGTGCGCGGGCGTAAGGACGCTGCGATTGCGATGTCCCACCTCTACGCCCGGCTCGAGGAGTGGGGCGCTGACATGTCCCACCTGGTCTCCGTTGTGCGGTCGCGACGGCACCTCGAAAAATTCATTACACAACTGCGCGCTGTTCTGTGCGAGGATGAAGTGCGCGCGCTTGCAGTCTTCCGCGGTGGGACCGATGGTGGCCAAGAGTCGGAGGACGCGATGCGGCAGACATCGCAGGTCTCTGACGCGCCACTGTCGTCGCCGAGTgctgcaacggcggcgcgACGTAGgagtggtgcagctgcggtacGTTCACCTCTGATAAGTGGTACCGCAGGCGCCAGCGATCGCCTTAACTCACGGCAGAGTGCATCGAAGGGAtcggcagagcagcacgcggCCACATCTTCTAGCCTGAGGAGCACTCCTTGCGCCTTCGCCTCGAAGCCCttagcggtggtggtgggtcaCCGATCTGCTCGGATGCTGCGCTACTACATCTGTCTCGCCTGCAAGCAGCATGGCACCACCAACGGCAGTGGCACCCTCTCCGACACTGGCACACTCGTTAACGCGCAGCGTAGCGGCGTGTTCGGCGACATGTTAACATCTCCGTCGCCGTCCCGGTCGCTGCACTCTGTTCAAGGTGGCATCTCAACGCCGATATCACTTCGCCGTAGCTCACGCGTGAAGGAAGCCGGCGGTGGGCGCGGGGTATTGGACTCCAgcgtttctctctccagcATGTCGGCCGCGTGGAATCGAGAGGAGCAGTGTCTCCGCGCCGAGGGCAGTGGCCGCAGCCAGCGTGCCTGTGGTTCTGGTGGCACAACATCGACGACAGTGGCCGCCTTTTTCGCCTGCCCGTCTCAGCCACCGATGACGGCCGTGTCCGCAGAGATGCtcgcggcgctggaggtCGTAAAGCAGGGACCCCTTACGGCCCAACGGCATGCTTCGGCGCCGCACGCCCTGCCCGATGCCGACCCAGGGGCGATTGGGCTCAGCAGAGACGGCTCGTTGGCCACGCCGACGTCGACCGGTGGTATCTCAGCCACGCACGAGAACAAGCAAGCGCTCAATCCAGCTGACGGCCCGGAGCTTCGACAGTTTGTGGTGCCCGTGAATaccagcgcggcggcagctgctgcaccccgCTGCGCCGACGCAGGTGGCAGCGCGTGGACGACACAGctggcgcagtggcgctCCACCATGACTGAAGCAGAGCGGCCGGCTCATGACGCTTCTGCGGCGCCGTTGCTATGGATTGTTCTGGACGCGTGGGATGAGACGCTGCTCCGCATGCCCTATGGCCTATTGCTCCATGTCGACACCGCCAGCTACGCTGAGTCTCTCAACCGCATGAGTGGTGACCTCATGAAGATGCAACAGCGATGGTCGAGTCGCTGCAAAGATTCGCTGGCGAGAGTCAAGCGGCAACTCAAGGCCATGGAGGAGGACCTCAGTAGGATCTGTGATGAGAGTGGTCGGGCACGTGTTGAGTACGTCCAGGAGTTGCGGGCCGTGTTCGATGCggcctccctcttcgctgcccCCGGTGTGGCCTCTTCATTGAGCACCTAA